In Rhodoferax koreense, a genomic segment contains:
- a CDS encoding DUF502 domain-containing protein — protein sequence MGAVRKWLLSGLLVIVPVAITIWVLQWVIGTLDQTLLILPAQWQPDRLLGFHMPGFGVLLALAILLVVGAAASNFFGRKLVDYWNRLLHRIPIVRSIYSGVKQVSDTLFSENGNAFRKAVLVQWPREGAWTIAFVTGVPRGDTANYLQGDFLSVYVPTTPNPTGGYFIMLKASDCIELKMSVDDALKYIVSMGVVAPGMPVDTVPKLPS from the coding sequence ATGGGTGCCGTGCGTAAATGGTTGTTGTCGGGCCTGCTGGTCATCGTGCCGGTGGCCATCACCATCTGGGTCCTGCAGTGGGTGATCGGCACGCTCGACCAGACCCTGCTGATCCTGCCCGCGCAGTGGCAGCCCGACCGCCTGCTCGGCTTTCACATGCCGGGCTTCGGCGTCCTGCTGGCGCTGGCGATCCTGCTGGTGGTCGGCGCCGCCGCGAGCAACTTCTTCGGCCGCAAACTCGTCGACTACTGGAACCGGCTGCTGCACCGCATCCCGATCGTGCGTTCGATCTATTCGGGTGTGAAGCAGGTCTCCGACACCTTGTTCTCCGAAAACGGCAATGCCTTCCGCAAGGCGGTGCTGGTGCAGTGGCCGCGCGAAGGCGCGTGGACCATCGCCTTCGTCACCGGCGTGCCGCGCGGCGACACGGCCAATTACCTGCAGGGCGATTTCCTGAGCGTCTACGTGCCGACCACGCCGAACCCGACGGGCGGCTACTTCATCATGCTCAAGGCCAGCGACTGCATCGAACTGAAGATGAGCGTGGACGATGCGCTGAAATACATCGTCTCCATGGGGGTGGTGGCGCCCGGCATGCCCGTCGACACCGTGCCCAAGCTGCCCTCCTAA
- a CDS encoding gamma-butyrobetaine hydroxylase-like domain-containing protein, translating to MAGLKAGAPTPTAITVHGQSRVLEVGFSDGANFRIPFELMRIYSPSAEVQGHGAGQEILQTGMRDVTLAGLEPVGNYAVQPAFSDGHNSGIFTWDYLYFLGSQQAQLWADYAKRLEAAGVDRDAPMPAKGGHGCASH from the coding sequence ATGGCTGGTTTGAAGGCCGGCGCACCGACCCCCACCGCGATCACCGTGCACGGACAGTCGCGCGTGCTGGAGGTCGGCTTCTCCGACGGCGCGAATTTCCGCATCCCGTTCGAACTCATGCGCATCTATTCGCCATCGGCCGAAGTGCAGGGCCATGGCGCGGGCCAGGAAATCCTGCAGACCGGCATGCGGGACGTGACGCTCGCAGGGTTGGAGCCGGTGGGCAACTACGCGGTGCAGCCGGCTTTCTCCGACGGGCACAACTCCGGCATCTTCACCTGGGATTACCTGTATTTCCTGGGCTCGCAGCAGGCGCAGTTGTGGGCCGATTACGCCAAGCGACTGGAAGCGGCAGGTGTGGACCGCGATGCCCCGATGCCTGCCAAAGGCGGGCACGGCTGCGCCAGTCACTGA
- the bfr gene encoding bacterioferritin, which produces MKGDLKVIEHLQAQLKNELTAINQYFLHYRMYKHWGLDKLAKKEYEESIGEMKHADKLMDRIFMLDGLPNLQDLAKILVGEDVPECLNCDLKAEYGAQATIKDGIAHCEAVRDYVSRDLLQGILDDTEEHIDFLETQIDLVAKVGIQNYLQSQMGELS; this is translated from the coding sequence ATGAAGGGCGATCTCAAGGTCATCGAGCATCTGCAGGCGCAGCTCAAGAACGAACTCACGGCCATCAACCAGTACTTCCTGCACTACCGCATGTACAAGCACTGGGGCCTGGACAAGCTGGCCAAGAAGGAATACGAGGAATCGATCGGCGAGATGAAGCACGCCGACAAGCTCATGGACCGCATTTTCATGCTCGACGGCCTGCCGAACCTGCAGGACCTGGCCAAGATCCTCGTCGGCGAAGACGTGCCCGAATGCCTGAACTGCGACCTCAAGGCCGAGTACGGCGCGCAGGCCACGATCAAGGACGGCATCGCCCATTGCGAAGCGGTGCGCGACTACGTCTCGCGCGACCTGCTGCAAGGCATCCTGGACGACACCGAAGAGCACATCGATTTCCTGGAAACCCAGATCGACCTGGTGGCCAAGGTCGGTATCCAGAACTACCTGCAAAGCCAGATGGGCGAACTGAGCTGA
- the aspS gene encoding aspartate--tRNA ligase, with the protein MSSLMRSTYCGLVTEALLGQTVTLCGWVNRRRDHGGVIFVDLRDREGYVQVVCDPDRPEMFAASETLRNEFCVQIKGLVRARPEGTANETLKSGKVEVLCHELTVLNPSVTPPFQLDDDNLSETTRLTHRVLDLRRPYMQNNLMLRYRVSMEVRKFLDAHGFIDIETPMLGKSTPEGARDYLVPSRVHAGTFFALPQSPQLFKQLLMVAGFDRYYQITKCFRDEDLRADRQPEFTQIDIETSFLGEQEIRDLFQEMISTVFKNTLGVDLGEFPVMTFQEAAARYGSDKPDLRVKLEFTELTDVMADVDFKVFSGAATMKNGRVVALRVPGGSVEGGGISRGEIDAYTEFVKIYGAKGLAYIRVNDLSKGRDGLQSPIVKNIHDKALQAVLERSGAQNGDLIFFGADKAKIVNDAIGALRIKIGHSEFGKKNGLFEKAWRPLWVTDFPMFEFDEDAQRYTATHHPFTAPKDGHEDWMATAPEKCISKGYDMVLNGWEMGGGSVRIHRADVQQKVFDALKITPEEAQDKFGFLLDALQYGAPPHGGLAFGLDRIVTLMTGAESIRDVIAFPKTQRAQDLLTQAPSTVDEKQLRELHIRLRDPAV; encoded by the coding sequence ATGTCCTCTCTCATGCGTTCCACCTATTGCGGTCTCGTCACCGAAGCCCTGCTGGGCCAAACCGTCACCCTGTGCGGCTGGGTCAACCGCCGCCGCGACCATGGCGGTGTGATTTTTGTCGACCTGCGCGACCGCGAAGGTTATGTGCAAGTGGTCTGCGATCCGGACCGCCCGGAGATGTTCGCCGCCTCCGAGACCCTGCGCAACGAATTCTGCGTGCAGATCAAGGGCCTGGTACGCGCACGCCCCGAGGGCACGGCCAACGAGACGCTGAAGAGCGGCAAGGTCGAAGTCCTGTGCCACGAACTGACGGTGCTGAACCCCTCCGTCACGCCGCCGTTCCAGCTGGACGACGACAACCTGTCGGAAACCACGCGCCTCACGCACCGCGTGCTGGACCTGCGCCGCCCGTACATGCAGAACAACCTGATGCTGCGCTACCGCGTGTCGATGGAAGTGCGCAAGTTCCTCGACGCGCACGGCTTCATCGACATCGAAACCCCGATGCTCGGCAAGTCCACGCCCGAAGGTGCGCGCGACTACCTGGTGCCCAGCCGCGTGCATGCCGGCACGTTCTTCGCGCTGCCGCAAAGCCCGCAGCTGTTCAAGCAGTTGCTGATGGTGGCCGGCTTCGACCGTTACTACCAGATCACCAAGTGCTTCCGCGACGAAGACCTGCGCGCCGACCGCCAGCCCGAGTTCACGCAGATCGATATCGAAACCTCGTTCCTCGGCGAGCAGGAAATCCGCGACCTGTTCCAGGAAATGATCAGCACGGTGTTCAAGAACACGCTGGGGGTGGACCTCGGCGAATTCCCGGTGATGACCTTCCAGGAAGCCGCGGCGCGCTACGGCTCCGACAAGCCCGACCTGCGCGTGAAGCTCGAATTCACCGAACTCACCGACGTGATGGCCGATGTGGACTTCAAGGTGTTCTCGGGCGCGGCCACGATGAAGAACGGCCGTGTGGTCGCCTTGCGCGTGCCAGGCGGTTCGGTCGAAGGCGGCGGTATCAGCCGTGGCGAAATCGACGCGTACACCGAGTTCGTGAAGATCTACGGCGCCAAGGGCCTGGCCTACATCCGCGTCAACGACCTCTCCAAGGGCCGCGACGGCTTGCAAAGCCCCATCGTCAAGAACATCCACGACAAGGCGCTGCAGGCGGTGCTCGAGCGTTCGGGTGCGCAGAACGGCGACCTGATCTTCTTCGGCGCCGACAAGGCCAAGATCGTGAACGACGCCATCGGCGCGCTGCGCATCAAGATCGGCCACAGCGAATTCGGCAAGAAGAACGGCCTGTTCGAAAAAGCCTGGCGTCCGCTGTGGGTCACCGATTTCCCGATGTTCGAATTCGACGAGGACGCGCAGCGCTACACCGCCACGCACCACCCGTTCACCGCGCCCAAGGACGGCCATGAGGACTGGATGGCCACCGCGCCCGAGAAGTGCATCTCCAAGGGTTACGACATGGTGCTCAACGGCTGGGAAATGGGTGGCGGCTCGGTGCGTATCCACCGCGCCGACGTGCAGCAGAAGGTGTTCGATGCCTTGAAGATTACGCCCGAGGAAGCGCAGGACAAGTTCGGCTTCCTGCTCGACGCGCTGCAATATGGCGCGCCACCGCACGGCGGCCTGGCTTTCGGCCTGGACCGCATCGTCACGCTGATGACCGGCGCCGAATCCATTCGTGACGTGATCGCGTTCCCCAAGACCCAGCGCGCGCAGGATCTGCTCACGCAGGCCCCTTCGACGGTGGACGAGAAGCAGTTGCGCGAACTCCACATCCGCCTGCGCGATCCTGCGGTCTGA
- the ubiB gene encoding ubiquinone biosynthesis regulatory protein kinase UbiB, with amino-acid sequence MSRLFRGVFIVWIVLRYGLDELVLTSFQKPWLRVLARILSVGRRLDAPRGQRLREALERLGPIFVKFGQVLSTRRDLLPADIADELARLQDRVPPFPSEVAVATIERAFRRKLEDIFVSFEQTPVASASIAQVHFAVLKDRGGTHRDVAVKVLRPGMLPAIEGDLGLMRTMASWVQSLSADGKRLKPMEVVAEFDKYLHDELDLVREASSAAQLRRNMEGLDLVLIPEMFWDYCATEVIVMERMVGIPISQTERLRAAGVDFSQLARDGVTIFFTQVFRDGFFHADMHPGNIQISVEPATFGRYISLDFGIVGTLTEFDKEYLAQNFTAFFRRDYKRVAELHIESGWVPANTRVDELEAAIRAVCEPYFDRPLKEISLGMVLMRLFQTSRRFHVEIQPQLVLLQKTLLNIEGLGRELDPDLDLWHTAKPFLEKWMLEQIGPQALFKQLRDEAPRYAKLLPELPRLLVDFLRHGGSDGRAAQQRRQLEDLLQEQKRTNRILQGVLYGGIGFALGLLVMRLMFRAQFGF; translated from the coding sequence ATGAGCCGGTTGTTCCGCGGCGTCTTCATTGTCTGGATCGTTCTGCGTTATGGCCTCGATGAACTGGTACTGACCAGCTTCCAGAAGCCATGGCTGCGCGTGCTCGCGCGCATCCTGTCTGTGGGCCGCCGGCTCGACGCGCCGCGCGGCCAGCGCCTGCGCGAGGCGCTCGAACGGCTCGGACCGATCTTCGTGAAGTTCGGCCAGGTGTTGTCCACGCGGCGCGACCTGCTGCCGGCCGACATCGCCGACGAACTCGCGCGCCTGCAGGACCGCGTGCCGCCGTTTCCTTCCGAAGTGGCGGTGGCCACCATCGAGCGCGCGTTCCGCCGCAAACTCGAAGACATCTTCGTGAGCTTCGAGCAGACGCCGGTGGCGAGCGCGTCGATCGCCCAGGTGCATTTCGCCGTGCTCAAGGACCGCGGCGGCACGCACCGCGACGTGGCGGTGAAGGTGCTGCGACCGGGCATGCTGCCGGCCATCGAGGGGGACCTGGGCCTGATGCGCACCATGGCCAGCTGGGTGCAGAGCCTGTCGGCCGACGGCAAGCGTCTCAAGCCGATGGAGGTGGTGGCCGAGTTCGACAAATACCTGCACGACGAGCTCGACCTCGTGCGCGAGGCCTCGAGCGCCGCGCAGCTGCGCCGCAACATGGAAGGCCTGGACCTGGTGCTGATCCCCGAGATGTTCTGGGACTACTGCGCCACCGAGGTCATCGTGATGGAACGCATGGTCGGCATCCCGATCAGCCAGACCGAACGCCTGCGCGCGGCCGGTGTCGATTTTTCCCAGCTCGCGCGCGACGGCGTGACGATCTTCTTCACCCAGGTGTTCCGCGATGGATTCTTCCATGCCGACATGCATCCGGGCAACATCCAGATCAGCGTCGAGCCGGCCACCTTCGGTCGGTACATCTCGCTCGACTTCGGCATCGTCGGCACGCTCACGGAGTTCGACAAGGAATACCTGGCGCAGAACTTCACGGCGTTTTTCCGGCGCGACTACAAACGTGTGGCCGAGCTGCACATCGAATCCGGCTGGGTGCCGGCGAACACGCGTGTGGATGAGCTGGAGGCCGCGATCCGCGCCGTGTGCGAGCCGTATTTCGACCGGCCACTGAAGGAGATTTCACTGGGCATGGTGCTGATGCGGCTGTTCCAGACTTCGCGTCGCTTCCATGTCGAGATCCAGCCGCAACTCGTGCTGCTGCAGAAAACCCTGCTCAACATCGAGGGCCTGGGCCGCGAACTCGACCCGGACCTCGACCTCTGGCACACGGCCAAGCCTTTCCTGGAGAAGTGGATGCTCGAGCAGATCGGTCCGCAGGCGCTGTTCAAGCAGCTGCGCGACGAGGCACCGCGCTACGCGAAGCTGTTGCCCGAACTGCCGCGGCTGCTGGTGGATTTCCTGCGCCACGGCGGCTCCGACGGCCGCGCGGCCCAGCAGCGGCGCCAGCTCGAGGATTTGTTGCAGGAGCAGAAACGCACGAACCGCATCCTGCAAGGTGTGCTGTACGGTGGCATCGGGTTCGCGCTCGGCCTGTTGGTCATGCGCCTGATGTTCCGGGCGCAGTTCGGGTTCTGA
- a CDS encoding FmdB family zinc ribbon protein — MPIYAYKCESCGQSKDVLQKMSDAPLTVCPFCGAEAFKKQLTAAGFQLKGSGWYVTDFRNGGTSAPAPATTAADAAKPAASSDTPAKSADAPAPAPAPAAKNDTAAAPAKAAAPRAAD; from the coding sequence ATGCCTATCTACGCTTACAAATGCGAATCCTGCGGGCAAAGCAAGGACGTCCTGCAGAAGATGTCCGACGCGCCGCTGACCGTCTGCCCATTCTGCGGCGCCGAAGCATTCAAGAAGCAGCTCACGGCCGCGGGTTTCCAGCTCAAGGGCTCCGGCTGGTATGTGACGGACTTCAGAAACGGCGGCACCTCGGCGCCGGCACCGGCCACCACCGCGGCCGACGCGGCCAAGCCGGCGGCTTCGAGCGATACGCCGGCAAAGTCCGCCGATGCACCCGCGCCCGCACCGGCGCCTGCCGCCAAGAACGACACCGCGGCCGCACCCGCAAAAGCCGCCGCGCCGCGAGCGGCCGACTGA
- a CDS encoding ubiquinone biosynthesis accessory factor UbiJ, with translation MATQSPFPFLNDMLGKLGSGLQPPAWVVDEVQHRIVLLLNHVLMQEPEATSRLARQKGRVVLLQWRSIQLPLVATPAGLLDLAAAGDHPDLTLTITDESPLQLAQAALRGDKPNVRIAGDVQLAAEVNWLFDHVRWDLEEDLSRIVGDPVAHTIGQAARSVGQALRRFVGGRKDAAAGHDEAGKAAP, from the coding sequence ATGGCAACACAGTCCCCATTTCCTTTTTTGAACGACATGCTTGGCAAGCTCGGTTCCGGGCTTCAGCCGCCCGCCTGGGTGGTTGACGAAGTCCAGCACCGCATCGTGCTGCTGCTGAACCACGTGCTGATGCAGGAACCCGAGGCCACGTCCCGGCTGGCGCGGCAAAAGGGACGGGTCGTGCTGCTGCAATGGCGCAGCATCCAGCTGCCCTTGGTGGCCACACCGGCCGGCCTGCTCGACCTCGCCGCTGCCGGCGACCATCCCGACCTCACGCTGACCATCACCGACGAGTCGCCGCTGCAGCTCGCCCAGGCGGCACTGCGCGGCGACAAGCCCAACGTACGTATCGCCGGCGACGTGCAACTGGCGGCCGAGGTGAACTGGCTCTTCGACCATGTGCGCTGGGACCTGGAGGAGGACCTGTCGCGCATCGTCGGTGATCCGGTGGCCCACACCATCGGCCAGGCCGCGCGTTCGGTGGGGCAGGCCTTGCGACGCTTCGTCGGCGGCCGCAAGGATGCCGCAGCCGGCCATGACGAGGCCGGCAAGGCCGCTCCATGA
- the ubiE gene encoding bifunctional demethylmenaquinone methyltransferase/2-methoxy-6-polyprenyl-1,4-benzoquinol methylase UbiE, which produces MASTHFGFQTVEEDDKARRVRGVFDSVAPKYDLMNDLMSMGLHRAWKAYTVLVADVREGAQVLDIAGGTGDLAMAFAKKAGATGRVVHTDINEAMLRTGRDRLLDAGIVLPTVVCDAEKLPFATASFDVVSVAFGLRNMTHKDVALAEMNRVLKPGGKLLVLEFSKVAKPLEKAYDWYSFKVLPRLGKLVAGDDSSYRYLAESIRVHPGQQELKALMKTAGFGHVDYHNLTGGMVALHVGIKC; this is translated from the coding sequence ATGGCATCTACCCATTTCGGCTTCCAGACCGTTGAAGAGGACGACAAGGCACGTCGCGTGCGCGGCGTGTTCGATTCGGTCGCGCCCAAGTACGACCTGATGAACGACCTGATGTCGATGGGCCTGCACCGCGCCTGGAAGGCGTACACAGTGCTCGTGGCCGACGTGCGCGAAGGCGCGCAGGTGCTCGACATCGCTGGCGGCACCGGCGACCTGGCCATGGCTTTCGCCAAGAAGGCCGGCGCCACGGGCCGGGTGGTGCACACCGACATCAACGAAGCCATGCTGCGCACCGGCCGCGATCGCCTGCTGGATGCGGGCATCGTCCTGCCGACCGTGGTCTGCGATGCCGAAAAGCTGCCGTTCGCCACCGCTTCCTTCGACGTGGTCAGCGTGGCCTTCGGCCTGCGCAACATGACCCACAAGGACGTGGCGCTCGCCGAGATGAACCGCGTGCTCAAACCCGGCGGCAAGCTGCTGGTGCTGGAATTCTCTAAGGTGGCTAAGCCGCTGGAGAAGGCCTACGACTGGTACTCCTTCAAGGTGCTGCCGCGCCTGGGCAAGCTCGTGGCCGGCGACGACAGCAGCTACCGCTACTTGGCCGAGTCGATCCGCGTGCATCCGGGCCAGCAGGAATTGAAAGCGTTGATGAAAACGGCCGGTTTCGGCCACGTGGATTACCACAACCTGACCGGCGGCATGGTGGCCTTGCACGTCGGCATCAAATGTTGA
- a CDS encoding Tim44 domain-containing protein, which produces MKIWAIILTATLALTTVLDADAARRLGGGKSFGKQSNNVTQREAAPAAPAAPAQNSAAAARPNTPAAAPAAAAPKRPWGAMLGGLAAGLGLAWLANSLGLGAAFGQFMLIALLVLVAMVAIGWFMRRKQAGAPAQRSSPFAFQGAGDGSPAYRPENVGNDASARPFERQNTAFESAGAGQTAAGGLGIGSALIGSQAWGVPAGFDEAGFLRAAKNNFVTLQSAWDGADIASLRAMMTDDMVKEIQAQLTEREAHTGGPNNKTDVVMLEAKLLGIEDIGDDYMASVEFSGMIREEPSAGPSPFREVWNMTKPKSGSSGWLVAGVQALQ; this is translated from the coding sequence ATGAAAATCTGGGCAATCATCCTCACCGCCACCCTGGCGCTGACCACGGTGCTCGACGCCGACGCGGCACGCCGCCTGGGCGGCGGCAAGTCGTTCGGCAAGCAGTCGAACAACGTGACGCAACGCGAGGCCGCGCCCGCAGCGCCTGCCGCACCGGCGCAAAACAGCGCAGCCGCGGCGCGTCCCAACACGCCGGCCGCCGCACCGGCTGCCGCCGCACCGAAACGCCCATGGGGCGCGATGCTCGGCGGGCTGGCCGCGGGCCTGGGGCTGGCCTGGCTCGCGAATTCGCTGGGGCTGGGCGCGGCGTTCGGCCAGTTCATGCTGATTGCGCTGCTGGTGCTGGTGGCCATGGTGGCGATCGGCTGGTTCATGCGCCGCAAGCAGGCGGGTGCACCGGCCCAACGCAGCAGTCCGTTCGCATTCCAGGGCGCGGGTGACGGTTCGCCGGCCTACCGCCCCGAAAACGTGGGCAACGACGCTTCCGCGCGGCCGTTCGAGCGCCAGAACACGGCCTTCGAATCCGCCGGTGCGGGCCAGACGGCGGCCGGCGGCCTGGGCATCGGCTCGGCGCTGATCGGTTCGCAGGCCTGGGGCGTGCCGGCCGGTTTCGACGAAGCCGGTTTCCTGCGCGCCGCGAAGAACAACTTCGTAACCCTGCAGTCCGCATGGGACGGCGCAGACATCGCCTCGCTGCGCGCCATGATGACCGACGACATGGTGAAGGAAATCCAGGCGCAGCTCACCGAGCGCGAAGCCCACACCGGCGGCCCGAACAACAAGACCGACGTGGTCATGCTCGAAGCCAAGCTGCTCGGCATCGAGGACATCGGCGACGACTACATGGCCAGCGTCGAGTTCTCCGGCATGATCCGCGAGGAGCCTTCGGCCGGCCCGAGCCCGTTCCGCGAAGTGTGGAACATGACCAAGCCGAAGAGCGGCAGCAGCGGCTGGCTGGTGGCAGGGGTTCAAGCCCTGCAATAG